ACGCCCGCGCCATCGCTCATGACGAAGCCGTCGCGGGTGGAGTCGAAGGGGCGGCTCGCGCCCTGGGGATCGTCGTTGCGGCGTGAAAGGGCGTGCATGTTGGCGAAGGCTCCTATCCCCATAGGGGTCACAGCGCACTCGCTGCCCCCGGCGATCATGGCTTTGGCGTCGCCGCGCCGGATCATCTCCCAGGCTTCGCCGATGGCGTGGGCGCTGGTGGCGCAGGCGGAGACGATGGCAAAGTTCGGACCCTTCGCGCCAAACTGAATCGAGATATAGCCAGCGGCAATGTCGCTAATCATCATGGTGATGAAGAAAGGGCTGATGCGGTCTGGCCCGCGATCATAGAGCACCTTGAACTGATCGTGCGTGGCGTGCAGGCCGCCGATGCCGGAGCCGACCAGCACGCCGACATCGGGCGCGTTGGCGGCTACATCCAGCTTCGCCTGGTCAATGGCCTGTTTTGTCGCGGCAACGGCGAAATGGACAAAGCGGTCGTTGCGGCGCGCCTCTTTGCGGTCCATGTATTGCGTGGCGTCGAAGTCTTTGATTTCGCCGCCAAATATTACCTCCTGCTGGGAGGTGTCGAACTCGGTAATCGGGGCGATGCCGGATTCGCCGCGACAGGCTGCCCTCCAGGACGTGGGTACATCATTGCCAAGAGGTGTCACCATGCCCATGCCGGTGACGACAACACGAGAACTCATGAGAAACCTCCCCTCCACGTGGGGTCACATAGATACCTGTACATCATCAGGCGCTTACCTGTAAGAGTTGTTCGGCATGGTCCTGCAAGAAGGTCGTGGTCATTTCGCCGCGCAGGAATTGTCGGTTGTTGAGCAACCACTTATGAAATGGGATGGTCGTCGTCAGACCCTGGATGACAAACTCATCCAGGGCGCGGCGGCCTCGCGCAATCGCGGCCTCGCGGTTCGGCCCCCAGACGATCAGCTTTGCCAGCAGCGAATCGTAGTGCGGCGGAATGGCGTAGCCCCGGAAGAGATGCGAATCCACGCGCACGCCTGGCCCGCTGGGCGCCAGATACTCTTCGACGGTTCCGGTCTGCGGGCGGAAATCCATGCTCATGTCTTCCGCCGTAATGCGGAACTCGATGGCATGGCCGCTAAAACGGATGTCGCTTTGCTTCAGTTTCATACGGTCGCCCGCCGCGATGCGAAGCTGTTCCTGCACGATGTCTACGCTGGTGATGGCCTCGGTGATGGGATGCTCGACTTGCAGCCGGGTATTCATCTCCATGAAATAATAGTGATTTTTCTCGTCAACCAGAAACTCCATCGTTCCCGCATTGCGATAGCCGATGTTCAACGCGCCCTGAATGGCTTTGCTGCAAATCTCTTCGCGTAGTCTGGCGGCCAGCAGGTGGCTGGGCGCTTCCTCCAGCATCTTTTGTCGGCGGCGCTGCACCGAGCAGTTGCGCTCGCCGAGATGGACGCCGTTGCCGTGATGATCGCAAAGCACCTGCACTTCGACATGCCGGGCGTTTGTTACGCACTTCTCAAGATACATGCCATCGTCGTGAAAGGCTTCGCGCACTTCGCTCTGAGCGGTGGTGAAGAGATGCACAAACTCTTCTTTGCGGTTGACCATACGGATGCCGCGCCCGCCGCCGCCTGCCGCCGATTTAATCATCAGCGGATAGCCGATATGGACGGCTTCTTGCTCGGCTTCGCCGACGAAGCGCAGGATGCCGGTGCCAGGCAGCACCGGCAGGCCCGCCTGATCCATTGCCAGGCGCGCCTGCACCTTGTCGCCCATCGTGGCGGCGACGGCGGGCGTCGGGCCAATGAAGGTGATATGGCAATCGGCGCAGATTTCGGCAAAGCTGGTATTTTCGGCCAGGAAGCCATAGCCGGGATGAATGGCTTCGGCGTTGGTCAGCAGGGCGGCGCTGATGATATTGGTGATGTTCAGGTAACTCTTTGTGCTGGAGCCGGGGCCGATGCAGATGCGCTCGTCGGCCAGCTTGACGGGCAGCGAGTCGCGGTCGGCCTCGGAGTAGGCAATCACCGTCCGAATACCCAGTTCGCGGCAGGCGCGAATGACGCGCAGGGCGATCTCGCCCCGGTTGGCGATCATGATTTTACGAAACATAGATTCCCCTCACCGTTGGGCGTGTGGATTGTGGAGAGAATGAAATAGCCTCTGGTCCCTATGACAAGATTCGCAATCCACAAGCCAGAATGGCCCAAGGCGCAGACATTATAGCATGAAGCCCGGCGAAAGGGTAGCAGAGGGCAGGCGATGGTTCCACCACACATGAGGTGTCGGCAAGCGATGGGTGTTACTTGTAGCGCCGCCGTCCCCGGCGGCCACCGCTGCGCCAGGGCGAGCGTTCGCCCTCCAGGCCACCGTACCAGCGGGCCGACGTTGAGCCGCCAAGATGGCGGCGCTACCAGCGGCAACCCCCAATCATTGGTGGAACCGTCCGTGTCGGTTCTAGCAAAAATGAGGTGTTGGCAAGCGAGGCATGGTACTTGTAGCGCCGCCGTCCCCGGCGGCCAACGCTGCGCCAGGGCGAGCGTTCGCCCTCCGGGCCACGGCGCCAGCAGGCCAACGTTGGGCCGCCAAGATGGCGGCGCTACAAGTGACCCCCGATAGGTGGTGGAACCGCAGGCGATTTTATTTGCCAGCGACCAGGCAGCGGACCATGCCAGCCAGGAGATCAATGGCCTGCCTGTCGTCAAGCCTCTGCTGACGAACAAGCGAGTGCCAGGTCTGGAAGTCGAGCGCGTGGCCGAGCGCGGCCTCCAGAAGCCGCTGCTGAGGCGCAGAAACCTCCCATGCTGTGAGAAGCACTGCTCGCATCTGGCGCCAGCGCCCAATATAGGGGGCGGCGAACTCAGCGATCTCAGGATGCGCTTGCCCGTCGTAGGGAATGTTCAGCCAACGCTGTTCAGTGCGACGATAGTAGGCGTAGACCTCGGCAAGCGCCACACGCAAACGAGTCAGGGGATCGGCGATCAGCCCCCAGGAGGTGGGATCAGGCAAGGGGTGCGTGACCAGATAGTGATCGGAGCAAGCCCTCAAAAGTTCATGCTCATGGGGGAAGTGGCGATAGAGGGTAAGGCGCTCCACCCCTGCCCGCTCTGCGATGGCGCTAATGGTCGTCTGGGCAAGGCCAATCGTTGTGTGAAGCTCAACCGCCGCTTCGATGATCCGCTGGCGGGTTTCTTCCTGGCGCTGCGCGCGCTGCTTGAGTTGGTATTTGCGTGCCATAGGACCAGTATATCACCTTGATTTCATTATACACATTCGTTCACTGAATATTGACAAACAGACCCGCGCGTGTTACTATTGCAATATCAGTATACAATACTGTTTTGTGAAATGGCTGGACAAGCAGTTGTTCTGGCCGATAGCACCAAGGAGAAGCGATATGCAGGTCAACACAAGGGACGTTCTCGCAGCGCCAGGCGTGGGGGAGGCGGTTGCGTTGGGTGGGGTGGGGGTGATCTTCAAGGTTCCTGGCTCCCAGACCGGGGGCGCGTTCTCCATCGTTGAGCATCCCATCGAACCGGCGACGCTCGTCCCGCCGCATACCCATAGCAAAGAGGATGAGCTTTCCTACGTGTTGGAGGGCGAAGTGGGGGTGAAGATCGGCGACCTGGTGTTGCAGGCGACCCCTGGTTCCTATGTCTTTAAGCCAAGAGGCATCCCCCACACGTTCTGGAACGCTGGCCCTGGCCCGGCCCGGCTTCTGGAGATCATCTTCCCAGCGGGCTTCGAGGCGTTCTTCCGGGAAATGGCGCTCTTGTTCCCTCCTGGCGGGCTGCCCGATTTCGAGGAGGTTGCAAAGCTTGCCAGCGGGTATGACCTGACGTTCAACCCGGACTGGATTGAGGAACTGGCGGCAAAGTATCACTTGAAGCTGCTGGGGCGACAGGCAGACGGTTAGCCAGCAATCCGCCTTACCCTGGCGGTTCATGAAGAGGATGGGCTGGCGGCTGAAGGCTGCGTCTGGAGGCTGCGCCTGCGGCGGCGGGCGCTTGCCTCGGTTGTTGCCCCGTCCTCTCGCTCGCTGCGCTCGCTCGCGCGCCCGCGCCGCCAAGTCCGTCTACACGGACTCCCCACCCGCAGCGGCGCAGCGTCTATTGCGTGCAGCGCCGCTGCTTTTGTACCGCCGCCGCCCCGGCGGCCAACTGAACGCCTGGGCGAGCGTTCGCCCTCCGGGCCACCGTACCAGCGGGCCGACGTTGAGCCGCCGAGACGGCGGCGCTACAAGTGCCCCCCTATAGGTGGTGGAACCTCTGGCGGTTTCACCCGCCAGGGCGCTCTCGCAGTGTTCCCAGATGCCGCATTTCCGGCCAATACCCGGCCACCAGCGCCACGACCAGGATGGTGCCGATGCCCCCAAGCACGACCGAGCCGATAGGGCCGAATAGCTGCGCGGTCAGGCCCGACTCGAAGCCGCCAAGCTGATTAGAGGTGCCGATGAAGAGCGAGCTAACCGCGCCGACGCGCCCGCGCATCTGGTCGGGCGTGCGCACCAGCACGAGCGTGGAGCGAATGACTACGCTGATGTTATCGAGCGCGCCCAATACGAACAGCATCAGGAACGAGAGCCAGAACCAGTGGGAGAGGCCGAAGAGAATGGTTGCCACACCAAACCCGGCCACCGCCAGCAGCAAAGCTGGCCCGGCGCGCTTGAAGGGTGGCCGCTGCGCCAGGAAAAGCGCCATGCTCACCGCGCCAAGGGAATCAGCGGCTTGCAGCCAGCCCAGCCCGAACGGGCCAACGCCCAGGATGTCTTTGGCAAAGATGGGCAGCAGCGTTACCGCGCCCCCCAGCAGGACCGCGAAGAGGTCGAGGGTGATTGCCGCCAGCAACACCTGCGTCCGGCCTAGAAAACGCACGCCCTCGACCAGCGCGCTCAGCTTTCTTCCCGTCGCGGCAGGCTCCTGTTGTGGCCTTACCCGCGTAAAGAGCAGCAGGATGACGACTACCAGGGAGAGGCCGCCGCTGATGACATACACAAAGCTGGCGCTGCCGAGCAGACCGATCAGCAGGCCGCCTGCTGCCGGTCCCAGCACCGCCGAGAGCTGTGACGCGCTGCTGCGCCAGGTGACGGCGTTCTCGAAGGCTTCCTCCGGCAAGACCTGCGAAACCAGGGCGGAACTGGTGGGCAGGCTAAACGACTGAGCCGCGCCCAGGGCGAGCAGGCAGGTATAGATCAGCAGCAGCGGGCCATGTTGAAACGAGAGCGCGGCCAGGCCCAGCGTTGCCAGCATCGAGATCGCCTGGGCGACGACGAGAAGATATTTGCGGCTCAGGTGGTCGGCGGCGTATCCGGCGGGCAAAAACAGGAAGATGAGCGGAATGACCTGCGCCAGTCCGATGCCCCCCAGCACCAGCGCCGATCCAGTGCGGTTGTATAGCTCCCAGCCGATAGAGACGGTGAGCATTTGCTGTCCAAAGGTGGTGAGAAAAACGCTGCTCAGCAGGAGGCGAAAATCACGGAAGCGTAAGGCTCTGTAGGAGTCATGGCGGCGGGTCTCGGCTTCGACTTCAGTTTCTGGTTTCAATGGTTTGTCTTTTCTACTCGTGGTGATGGGTTGGCTGGCAGGGCAGGCGGCGCTTAGGTGCGGGGGAGACGCCGCGCTGGGGCGGACGACCAACGCGAGTGCGTCTGGAAGCCCAGTTTCGTATAGACATGAACGGCGGGGCCGTTCCCTACCTCCACGTTGAGGATGACATCCTGGCAGCCCCGGGCCAGTAACTCGGTGACGAGCGCGGATACCACCGCCTGGGCGTGGCCGCGTCCGCGCCGATCCGGGTGCGTGAAGATGTAGCCCAGGACGGCAAGGCCATAAGGCAGGGCAACGACATGCGTGCCGCCTGCCGCGACCAGCCCCGTCCCTTCGCGGATGCCATAGAACACCCCTTCTTCGACCAGGGCTGGTCGCAGGTGAGTCGCGGGATAGAGGTCATAGAGGGCGAGCAGCGCGGGCAGGTCATCTTTCGTCATGCGCTGCGCCGCTGGCAAGGCAGGCGGCAGCGATGGGCGCTGAAATGTTTGCGCGGTCAGGCTCATGCGCAGCAGGTCGCGCCCGCTGGCGGGCAGATCATAGTAAGAAGCCAGCCGCGCCCAATGCTCCACAGGGGTGTGAATCACCGGAGACGCGGGAAGGCCCAGGCTCATCAGCAGCGCGGCCACGCCCTCTGGATGCCCAGTCGGGGAGAGGATGTTTAGCTCTGGATGCTCCACGATCAGCAGCGCGGCCTCCTGGCCGGTCTGCGCGCGCGAGGCGAGCGAGACGCGCGTGTACTGCCGGAAGGGTGGGAGCAGGTCGGCAAGGGCAAAGCAGTTCATGATGCGATCACGCGTGAGGATCGGGTAGGCTTCTTCGTTCGTGGCGGCAACGGTGATGCGCCAGCCTTCATCTGTGGTGAGCTCATTCCACATGAGCGCCTCCATTTCTTCTGTTCTTACGCTCCAGGCCATTCTGAGCGGAGCAGGGCATAGAGATATTCATCGCACCATTCGCCTTTGTACCAGGCGTGTTGGAGAAAATGACCCTCGCGGCGCATGCCGACCCGTTCCAACAGGCGGATAGAGGGCGTGTTTCGGCAATCAACCGTCGCAGTGATGCGGTGGAGGTGAAGCGTCTCGAAAGCATAAGCCAGCACTGCCCGAATGGCTTCCGCAGCGTAGCCCTGGTGCTGGTGCGCGCGGGCGAGCGAATAGCCTATCTCGCCCTGGCGCGGTTCATCGGCGCGCACGTAAAGCATACAGTCTCCGATGAGCGCGTCAGTCGTTTTCAGCGCAATGGCGAACTGAAACCCGCTTCCTGGCGTCCCTGGCTGCAAGAGGCGCAGCTCGCTGATGAAGGCGCGCGCCGCGCGTTCGGTGATCGTTTCCCAACTTTGATAACGAGCGATCTCAGGATCATTGCGATAGGCGAGAAAAGCAAGCAGGTCTGTAGCGGTGAAGCGCCGCAGGCGCAGGCGCGCGGTTTTCAGCGAACGAAAAGGCGGGGCTGTCATCAGTGGCGTCTCCAACAATTCATGCTTCGTAGGACTCATGTGTATTATATCGAATATCATGCGAGCCGGGCGTAATTAGTTAAAAATAATATGTGTATTGACTTTATTGAAGAGATATGTTATAAAATTAAGCAAAGACTCATGGATATTGAATGCCAGACAAAAGGCAGCTTGCCAGGCGGTCCTGACCGAGCAGGGATGGAGCGCCTGCCTATTTCATCAGGAACGAGGGATCAGTATGTCGCTTGATACCCAGGATTCACTGTCGCCAGCTCTCGCCGCGCCGTCCGCGCCACGCAGCCTGTGGCGCGAGGGCGGCTTTATGAAATTGTGGATTGGGCAGACGATTTCGATGGCCGGTTCGGCGGTGACAGACCTGGCCTTGCCGCTGACAGCGATTCTGCTGCTGCACGCCAGCCCATTGCAGTTAGGGCTGCTGCTGGCGGTTAATTCGGCGGCGGCGGCGGTGTTTGGCCTGTTTGCGGGGGCGTGGAGTGACCGTGTGCGCCGCCGCCCGCTGATGGTGCTGGCCGATGTGGGGCGGGCGCTGCTGATGGGCGCTGTTCCGGTGGCGGCGGTCCTGGGCGCGCTGCGCATCGAGGAGCTTTATGTGGTGGCGGCGGGCGTTGGCGCGCTCGACAGCCTTTTCGCGGCGGCGTACCAGGGCTTTTTGCCGTCGCTCGTTCGCCGCGATCAGTTGGTGTCGGCCAACAGCCGCTTCGAAGGGAGCCGGGTGCTGGCGCAGGTGCTTGGGCCAGGCTTAAGCGGCGCGCTGGTGCAATTGCTGACGGCCCCCTTTGCGCTGCTGGTGGACGCGCTCTCTTTCCTGTTTTCGGGAGGCTGCATCTGGTTCATTCGTGACCCGCAATCTGCGCCAGCGAAAGTGTCAGAGCGCGTCGGCCTCTGGCGTCAGATTGGCGAAGGGCTGCGCTTTATGCTGGCGCATCCGCTGGTGCGATCTCTGCTCTTGACGGTGGTTATCTTCAACCTGTTCAACCCGCTGCTCAATGCTCAGTCGGTGTTGTTCGCCACGCGAGAACTGGGCCTCAGCCCACTGCTGCTGGGCCTGGGAATTGTCGCGGCGGGCGCGTGTGGCGTGCTGGCGTCTATGGCGACGAGCGCGATCACGTCCCGCCTGGGTATGGGGTGGACGATGACGGTTGCAACCGGGATGATCTGCGGCGGCTGGCTGCTGGTTCCGTTCGTGCATGGCGTTGTGCCGGTGGCCTTTGCGCTGTTCGCGTTGGGGGCGTCGGTGGGAACGATGGGGGATGTCCTCTTCAATATCAACGCGGCCACCTTGCGACAGATCGTGGTACCGGATCGGCTGCGGGGGCGGGTCAGCGCGAGTATGATGGTGGTGAGGCTGGGTGTTCAGCCGCTGGGGGCGCTGGCGGGCGGTGTGCTGGGCGAGCAGATCGGCCTGCGCCCTACCCTGCTGATCGCGGCGCTGGGGTTTGGCCTGGGGTTTCTCTCGATGTTCTTCTTGCCGCTGCGCCGTGTGCGCCAGCCTGATGCCGCGCAGGCGGAGTAACGCCCTGCCCTGCGCAGGCGGTTGAAACAGGGCCTCTTGCCTCTCTCGCTGCTTCCTGCTATAATCGGCCAAACCGCCTCAACCATACGGGAATACTGAAGGAGGAAGGGCTGATGAACGAATTTATCCTTCCAATTATTACGATAGCTTTGAGCGGCCTGATTACCATTGGCGGCGCGGTCTTTAATTACAATCTCACGCAGCGATCCAAGCGGCTGGACGAGCAGCGCCAGCGCCAGGCGGAAGCGGAGCGGCTGGCGGCGCGCTACGCCAAGCCGTTGTTGCAGGCGGCCTATGAACTGGAGGGTCGGCTGGAGGCTATTCTGGATGAAAAGCGGAATGGCCGTCTGTGGCTCTGGCCCAACTGGCAGCCCGACCCAACGAACGCCGAGCTTCCCCCGCTCACGTTCGATTATTATCTGAAAAGTTCGCTCTATCTGATCGGCCAGTTTTTCGCCTGGATTGATATTATGAAGAAAGAAGAGATTTTCCTGCCGCTGAGCGACAAGGCGATCAACCAGGAGTTCCAGACGCTGCTGGACAATTGCATCAAGGCGTTTTCAGATTCGCGGGTCGCCTCTGGCGTTGCCATCTTTCGCCAGCAGCAGCGCGCTATCGGTGAGCAGATGTCGGAGGAATCGGCGAAAGACAGGACGCTGCACTGCGCCAGCTACTCCACCTTTGTGGACAAATACGAGCAGGATGAACGCTTTCGCCGCTGGTTTGAGCCTGCCGAAAGTCTGATCTTACAGATTGAGCGCGAAGGTGATCCGCGCATGAAGCGGCTCCAGGCGATCACTCTCCAGTTGAAGCACTTCAAGCATTTTATCAATACCAAAATGGGCATTCAGATTGCTGAGCAGCGCCTGCCGACCAGTGCTATGGAGGCCCAGGCCAGCAGCTAGCCGTGTGAAGATGTCTCTGGCGGGGGTCAAGTCGCGGGCTGACCAGCAATCGTCGGCATGGCAGCAGCGGGGGCGTCCGGCGCGCGCCCCCGGATGAGCGCGGCAATGGCAACGGCGGTAGCAACCGCCATCAGCGCCAGAATCACGAGCCAGGTGAGGGTGGTATTGCTCGCCAGCAAGCCCTCGTCTTCTGCGAAAAGCTGCGGGTCAGCCGCCCTGGCCGCGATGCCATAGACAAGCGTTGCCGCAAACATGACGATCATTGCCAGGGTCGTGATGATCGCTGGAATGCGGGCGAAGCGAAAGAGCTTTTCGCTGATCTGGCTGCGGATGACGACAATGCAGACCGCCGCTGCGCTGGCGATGGCCGCCAATCCGAACAACCCGAAAAACAGCCCACCAACGAGGATACGCTGGAGGATCGGCCTCGACAAGAAGTCGCCAGGGGTGAGCCATAACAAGAGCGCACCAGAGCCAATCCAGACGGCCAGGGAGAGAGGCGGAACGGCAAAGAGGGCCAGTAAGCGCCAGCGTTTCGCAGCGATGGCCGAGCGCGCCACTGCAACGGCGAGGGGCAGGCCGCCCACCAGGACCGCCAGCAGCGCGGCGAATGCGCCAGCATAGAGCGCCCAGTAGGAAACGGCAACGCTAGTGGTGCTGTCGAGCAGGTCGGTGAAGTCGTCGTATTCGACCATTTTGCCAAAGGCCAGCCCGGCGACGACAAAGCCGATGTAGGCGCAAAAGACGATCACTGCCGTCGTGCGTAATCTGTTCATAAGCGGAAACATCCTCCCGGTAACGGATTCAAGATGCAGGTGCGCGTCAACGGCCCCCAGGCAGACATCCCAAAGCGTCCAGAGCGAGAAGGGGCAGGCTTCCAGCAGCGCCAGAAACTCTTCCCCGTAGCGGGCGCGCCACGCCTGCGGGTAGAGGTACAGCAGCCAGTGTTTGCGATGTTTCATAGCGCGGCCAACCTCCGCAGCCCTAGATGGGCTACCTGTTCCAGACTGGTGAGTTGTTCGCGCAGCGCGGCAGCGCCAGCCGCCGTCAGGCGATAGGGGCGGCGGCGATCTTCGGCGGGCAGGGCTGCAATCCAGCCGCGCTGCTCCAGGCGAGCCAGCGCGCCGTAGAGGGTGCCTGGCCCCAGCCGGACCAGGGCGAAGGCTTCGATGTCCTCCATCATGGCGTACCCATGCCTGGGGCCACCCGCCAGGCTTGCCATGATGAGCAGCGATGGGTCGGAGAAATGGCCGAGATCGAGCAAATCCTCAGTCATCAGCGGCTCCTCTTACGCTATTACGTGAGACGATATATCATCTGACGTAATAGTACTTGATGAAGCAGTGTGTTGTCAAGGGGGGTATTCCAAACTCTCGATTGAACGCTGCTTGTAGCGCCGCCTGGAAGGCGGCCAACGATGCGCCGCCAGGGACGGCGGCGGTACACGCGGCGATACTTCAGCCGAAGTTGATATGATACGCGCTGGGGATGAACACGGCAGCCGCTGCGCGGGAGATTACCAGCAGCGGCTGCTACTTGTTCCCTGAGTGGGTTGGGTTTCGCAGCATGTGGATCGCGTTATTCTGAGGCTGCCCTGAGCCGTAGCCCGCTTTTCAGGCTGCCCAGCGGCTTGCCAAAGAGGCGCTGGGGTTCGGCAATGATGGTTGGCATGTTGCCCTCAAGCGCGTGGCCGATGGCGATGCAGGCCAGACCGGCGCCGCTGAGGGCCAGTGAGAGTCTCCAACGCCTTCCCAACAAGGCGACTGGCGCGGCCACCAGGCAGGCGCAGGCTGCTACGTGCGTGGCGCGGTTGAGTGGGCTGCGGTGGCGGCTCAGATACCAGCGCGTCCACTCGCCCCAGCTTTCGTCGGAGCCTTGCGCCAGCGGCTCTAAGCCATCTATCGCCACTGGTGGCATTTTATCTGGCCGCCGCAGCATTTCAGGGACTTTCCCAGGAACCTTCATCGGTCCCTCCATTCGAGTAAGAATAGGCAGGCAGCGATACAATGCTGCCTTTTCTGCTGCCCTGCTTTTATCATACCACATACTGTCCATAGCTCTGCAACATGCTGACTTCTGGCGGTTCCACCACCTATCGGGGGGGCGCTACTTGTAGCGCCGCCATCCCTTCGGGAAGGGCCGCTTGTAGCGCCGCCTTCCAGGCGGCTGGACGCTGGCCTGCCGAGACGTGGGACTTCAGAGTGCAACGCTCGCGCTGGCGCAGCGTTGGCCGCCAGGATGGCGGCGTTACAAGTAACAGGTCTCGCTTGCCACCACCTCATTTTGGTGGAACCACTTTTGGCTATCGGGTGGGGAGGTCGTGGTACAATGGCGCCAGTCGCGTCTTTCACCTGGAATGAAGAATGCAGGCATCGCGTGGCGCTGCTCAAGCAGCTTGATTCCACCATTATATTGTGAAGGAGACCTATCCCCATGCCCGATCCCATCACGCAGGAGCAAATCGATCAGCATATCGTTGAGCATCTGGACGACTCCCTGCACGATCTTTCGGTGCTTTGTCGCCAGCCCAGCGTCGCTGCTCAGAACTATGGCATCCGCGAATGCGCCGAGTTAGTTGGCACGTTGTTGGAGGCGCGCGGCTTTTCGGTGCAAATCCTGCCCAGCGGGGGCGCGCCTGTCGTTGTCGCTGATGCCCCTGGGCGCAGCAAAAAGACGATGCTGCTCTATAACCACTACGATGTGCAGCCTGCCGAGCCGCTGGACCTGTGGACAACGCCGCCTTTTGAGCCAGATGTCCGCGACGGCAAGTTTTTTGCGCGCGGGGCAGGCGACGACAAAGGGCATATCATCTGTCGCCTGGCCGCGCTGGATGCCTTAAAGGCTGTGCAGGGCGAATATCCCTGCCATATCAAGTTCATTATCGAGGGTGAAGAGGAGATTGGCAGCGTTCACCTGCCCAGCTTTATCGAGCAAAATCAAGACATTCTGAAGGGCGACGCCTGCCTGTGGGAGTTCGGCGGCGTTGATTATGAAGAACGTCCGGGCCTCTACCTGGGCATGCGCGGCATCTGCTATGTGGAACTGCGTGTCAAGACGGCCAAACTGGACGCGCATTCTGGCCTGGCGGGCAGCATCTTCCCCAACGCCGCCTGGCGCTTGATCTGGGCGCTGAATACCCTCAAGGACCAGGATGAGCGTATCCTGATTCCGGGGTTCTATGACGCGGTGCTGCCGCCCAGCGAGCGCGATCTGGCGCTTTTGGCCGGGCTGCCTTCGGAAGAGGAGGAGTTGAAACACACCTATGGGATCGGCGGCTTTCTCAAGGGGCTGGCTGGTGTGGAACTGCGGCGCGAGGCAGTGTTTGTGCCGACCTGCACTATCTGCGGGGTCACGACCGGCTATCAAGGGCCAGGCTCC
The Ktedonobacterales bacterium DNA segment above includes these coding regions:
- a CDS encoding Mpo1-like protein, which codes for MKVPGKVPEMLRRPDKMPPVAIDGLEPLAQGSDESWGEWTRWYLSRHRSPLNRATHVAACACLVAAPVALLGRRWRLSLALSGAGLACIAIGHALEGNMPTIIAEPQRLFGKPLGSLKSGLRLRAASE
- a CDS encoding M20/M25/M40 family metallo-hydrolase, with amino-acid sequence MPDPITQEQIDQHIVEHLDDSLHDLSVLCRQPSVAAQNYGIRECAELVGTLLEARGFSVQILPSGGAPVVVADAPGRSKKTMLLYNHYDVQPAEPLDLWTTPPFEPDVRDGKFFARGAGDDKGHIICRLAALDALKAVQGEYPCHIKFIIEGEEEIGSVHLPSFIEQNQDILKGDACLWEFGGVDYEERPGLYLGMRGICYVELRVKTAKLDAHSGLAGSIFPNAAWRLIWALNTLKDQDERILIPGFYDAVLPPSERDLALLAGLPSEEEELKHTYGIGGFLKGLAGVELRREAVFVPTCTICGVTTGYQGPGSKTVLPAEASAKVDFRLVPNQDPADIVAKLRKHLDEQGFSDVDVHQHGGTKPARVNPDDPFIAICAQAAEEVYGKAETIAPMIGGSGPMYPFVHVLNVPIGAAGIGYPGGRAHAPDENFRLDDFVRGAQHTARILTRFSE